In Devosia beringensis, a single window of DNA contains:
- the hyi gene encoding hydroxypyruvate isomerase gives MPKFSANLSFLYADLPFLDRFAAAAKDGFRAVEYVGPYAFPAEAVAAALKANGLTQALFNLPAGDWDGGERGIGCHADRVTEFEAGVETAIRYAKALGCDRINCLAGIAPAGSTLQQRDAVLIANLTYAALRLGEAGIKLLLEPINLRDIPGFHVSTTHHAERLLEAVGSDNLFIQYDVYHTQVMQGDLVPTYERLRHRIGHVQIADNPGRNEPGTGEINYGFVLSELDRLGYDGWVGCEYKPRAGTSAGLAWMKPYL, from the coding sequence GTGCCCAAATTTTCCGCCAACCTGTCATTCCTCTATGCGGACCTGCCCTTCCTCGACCGCTTCGCGGCGGCGGCCAAGGACGGCTTCAGGGCCGTCGAATATGTCGGGCCCTATGCCTTCCCGGCCGAGGCCGTCGCGGCCGCACTCAAGGCCAATGGCCTGACCCAGGCGCTGTTCAACCTGCCGGCCGGCGACTGGGATGGCGGCGAGCGCGGCATTGGCTGCCATGCCGACCGGGTGACGGAATTCGAGGCAGGGGTCGAGACCGCGATCCGCTATGCCAAGGCGCTGGGTTGCGACAGGATCAACTGCCTGGCCGGCATCGCGCCCGCCGGTTCGACCCTGCAGCAGCGCGACGCCGTGCTCATCGCCAATCTCACCTATGCCGCGCTGCGGCTCGGCGAGGCCGGCATCAAGCTGCTGCTCGAGCCGATCAACCTGCGCGATATTCCTGGCTTCCATGTCTCGACCACCCACCATGCCGAGCGCCTGCTCGAGGCTGTGGGGTCGGACAATCTGTTCATCCAGTACGACGTCTACCACACCCAGGTCATGCAGGGGGACCTCGTCCCCACCTATGAGCGCCTCAGGCATCGCATCGGCCATGTGCAGATCGCTGACAATCCTGGCCGCAACGAGCCGGGCACCGGCGAGATCAACTATGGCTTCGTGCTCTCCGAGCTGGACCGGCTTGGCTACGATGGTTGGGTCGGCTGCGAATACAAGCCGCGGGCCGGCACCAGCGCCGGCTTGGCCTGGATGAAACCCTATCTTTGA
- a CDS encoding ABC transporter permease has translation MLNYVIKRLIYMIPTLIGMSIIAFTIIQLPPGDYLTSMLASMADSGANIDPGQIQRYREIYGLDAPMYEQYWKWISGILLRGDFGYSFEWNRPVAELIWERMGSTLGISIAALLFVWAVSLPIGIYSAMRRHSVGDYGFTLLGFIGLAVPNFIMALVLMYFSYKYFGQSVGGLFSPEYVEAPWSWGKFVDLLAHLWIPIIVIGTNGTAALIRILRANLTDELNKPYVVTAKAKGLPEYRAVLKYPVRIALNPFVSAIGWVLPELISGVTITAIVLNLPTAGPLLLRALISQDMYLAGSFILLMGVLTLVGMLVSDILLALLDPRIRFN, from the coding sequence ATGCTGAACTATGTGATCAAGCGGCTGATTTACATGATCCCGACCCTGATCGGCATGTCGATCATCGCCTTCACCATCATCCAGCTGCCGCCGGGCGACTATCTGACCTCGATGCTGGCCTCGATGGCCGACAGCGGCGCCAATATCGACCCCGGCCAGATCCAGCGCTATCGCGAGATCTACGGCCTCGACGCGCCGATGTATGAGCAATACTGGAAGTGGATCAGCGGCATCCTGTTGCGCGGCGACTTCGGCTATTCCTTTGAATGGAACCGGCCGGTAGCCGAGCTGATCTGGGAGCGCATGGGCTCGACCTTGGGCATCTCCATTGCCGCGCTACTCTTCGTCTGGGCCGTGTCGCTGCCGATCGGCATCTATTCGGCCATGCGCCGGCACTCAGTGGGCGACTATGGCTTCACCCTGCTCGGCTTCATTGGCCTGGCCGTGCCCAATTTCATCATGGCGCTGGTGCTGATGTATTTCAGCTACAAGTATTTCGGCCAGAGCGTCGGCGGGCTGTTCTCGCCCGAATATGTCGAAGCCCCTTGGAGCTGGGGCAAGTTCGTCGACCTCTTGGCGCATCTGTGGATCCCCATCATCGTCATCGGCACCAATGGCACGGCGGCGCTGATCCGCATCCTGCGCGCCAATCTGACGGACGAGCTCAACAAGCCCTATGTAGTTACCGCCAAAGCCAAGGGTCTGCCCGAATACCGGGCCGTGCTGAAATACCCGGTCCGCATCGCGCTCAACCCCTTCGTCTCGGCTATTGGCTGGGTGCTGCCCGAGCTGATCTCGGGCGTCACCATCACTGCCATCGTGCTCAACCTGCCCACCGCCGGCCCGCTGCTGCTGCGGGCGCTGATCAGCCAGGACATGTACCTGGCCGGCAGCTTCATCCTGCTGATGGGCGTGCTGACGCTCGTTGGCATGCTGGTTTCCGACATCCTTCTTGCCCTTCTCGACCCACGGATCAGGTTCAACTGA
- a CDS encoding family 10 glycosylhydrolase, giving the protein MLDSTAPATDHLRTPDWYKSATRWTQLTLAEDDPVKYDPALWIDVFKQTRSNAVCLSAGGYVAYYPSKVPLHYVSKFIGDTDPFGDLVSGARQLGMHVMARVDPHAIHQDAADAHPEWIAVDRAGNKRRHWAFPEVWVTCAYSDYNFKFMPEVLRELTTNYDIDAIFANRWQGHGVCYCESCKTNFRAASGHELPMDESLENPAWMAWTAWRRNVLSRLVVEWDAVMKAIKPHTSFIPNMGSVSLTEFDLDIIEKYCPFLCVDDQGRRGTEPVWMSGRNGKRMRATFRDRPAILITSIGPEEEYRWKDSVTTGPEIQAWMDDGTTQGLLPWFTKFNGVVPDTRWVKPVADSFGLHADLEPVLKGMTPIAEIAILDPATTLRHHGLDTRRAAEADDLGFYMALIEARLPFEMVSDQAMTPATLDRFKVIILANSTCLSDAQVKALEDYVARGGSVVAAHESSTRTEANKPRDAIALGKLLGVTLTKAARGPVKNTYVAINGTHPISQGFEGANRIMGGTRLLAVDAVADSEQPFLYVPDFPDLPMEEVYPREDPKGAAVVTRQHASGGRTVYIPWNIGGILWEVMAGDHSRLIGNAVRWALNKRADVEIQGQSVLDLSVREDNQGLAVVLNNLTNPMMMKGPIREVYPVGRQEVSIAIPPGKRFGQAELLVAGGAAEAKVTDGRVTVVVPAIATIEVVHVTWA; this is encoded by the coding sequence ATGCTCGATAGCACAGCACCAGCCACCGACCACCTGCGCACCCCCGATTGGTACAAGTCAGCGACGCGCTGGACCCAGCTGACCCTGGCAGAGGACGATCCGGTCAAATACGATCCCGCTTTGTGGATTGATGTGTTCAAGCAGACACGCTCCAATGCGGTCTGCCTCAGTGCCGGCGGCTATGTGGCCTATTATCCCTCCAAGGTGCCGCTGCACTATGTCTCCAAATTCATCGGCGACACCGATCCCTTTGGCGATCTCGTGAGCGGCGCCCGCCAGTTGGGCATGCATGTCATGGCCCGCGTCGATCCCCATGCCATCCACCAGGACGCGGCCGATGCCCATCCGGAATGGATCGCGGTCGACAGGGCGGGCAACAAGCGCCGCCACTGGGCCTTCCCCGAAGTTTGGGTCACCTGCGCCTATTCCGATTACAACTTCAAGTTCATGCCAGAAGTGCTCAGGGAGCTGACCACCAATTACGATATCGACGCCATCTTCGCCAATCGATGGCAGGGCCATGGCGTCTGCTATTGCGAGAGCTGCAAGACCAATTTCCGCGCCGCATCCGGCCACGAACTGCCCATGGATGAAAGCCTCGAAAACCCGGCCTGGATGGCCTGGACCGCCTGGCGCCGCAATGTGCTGAGCCGCCTCGTCGTCGAATGGGACGCGGTGATGAAGGCCATCAAGCCGCATACCAGCTTCATTCCCAATATGGGCTCGGTCTCGCTCACCGAATTCGACCTCGACATCATCGAGAAATACTGCCCCTTCCTCTGCGTCGACGACCAGGGTCGGCGCGGCACCGAGCCGGTCTGGATGAGCGGCCGCAATGGCAAGCGGATGCGCGCCACCTTCCGTGACCGCCCGGCCATCCTGATCACCTCGATCGGACCGGAAGAGGAATATCGCTGGAAGGATTCTGTCACCACAGGTCCTGAGATCCAGGCCTGGATGGATGACGGCACGACACAGGGCCTGCTGCCCTGGTTCACCAAGTTCAACGGCGTGGTGCCCGATACCCGTTGGGTAAAGCCCGTGGCCGACAGCTTTGGCCTGCATGCCGATCTCGAGCCGGTGCTCAAGGGCATGACGCCCATCGCCGAGATTGCCATTCTCGACCCCGCCACCACTTTGCGCCATCATGGGCTGGATACGCGCCGCGCCGCTGAAGCCGACGATCTCGGCTTCTACATGGCGCTGATAGAGGCCAGGCTGCCCTTCGAAATGGTGTCGGACCAGGCCATGACCCCGGCCACGCTCGACCGCTTCAAGGTTATCATCCTGGCCAATTCCACCTGCCTCTCTGATGCGCAGGTCAAGGCGCTGGAAGACTATGTGGCGCGGGGCGGCTCTGTGGTAGCGGCGCATGAGAGTTCGACCCGTACCGAGGCCAACAAGCCGCGCGACGCCATTGCGCTGGGCAAACTGCTCGGCGTGACCCTGACCAAAGCCGCCCGCGGCCCGGTCAAGAACACCTATGTCGCCATCAATGGCACCCACCCGATCTCGCAGGGCTTCGAGGGCGCCAACCGCATCATGGGCGGCACGAGGCTCTTGGCGGTGGACGCCGTTGCCGATAGCGAACAGCCCTTCCTCTATGTGCCCGATTTCCCCGACCTGCCAATGGAAGAAGTCTATCCGCGCGAAGACCCCAAGGGGGCCGCTGTGGTAACCCGCCAACACGCATCGGGCGGCCGTACCGTCTATATCCCCTGGAATATCGGCGGCATCCTCTGGGAAGTCATGGCCGGCGACCATTCCAGGCTGATCGGCAATGCCGTGCGCTGGGCTCTCAACAAGCGGGCGGATGTGGAGATCCAAGGCCAGTCCGTGCTCGATCTCTCGGTGCGAGAGGACAACCAAGGCCTCGCCGTCGTCCTCAACAACCTCACCAACCCGATGATGATGAAGGGACCGATCCGTGAGGTCTATCCGGTCGGCCGGCAGGAAGTGTCAATCGCCATCCCCCCAGGCAAACGCTTCGGCCAGGCCGAACTGCTGGTAGCGGGCGGCGCGGCTGAGGCCAAGGTCACCGATGGCCGCGTCACAGTCGTGGTACCCGCGATCGCCACCATCGAAGTCGTCCACGTCACCTGGGCCTGA
- a CDS encoding ABC transporter ATP-binding protein, with the protein MPMQAVTTERLSDGAEGDVVLRVDDLSLDFRLRTQILHAVRNVSFELRRGQTLCLVGESGSGKSVTARALLHILDKNGAITTGRILLAGKHGDIDIATLTERSPELLKIRGGRIGLIFQEPMSSLSPVHTIGSQIVEALLLHRRMDKKQARAETIELLRQVEIPNPDKMIDRYTFEFSGGMRQRAMIAMALAADPEILIADEPTTALDVTTQAEILDLIKRLQVSRGMAMLLITHDMGVVAEVADAVAVMRYGRIVEAGSADDIFHDARHPYTQRLLKSTVKLEQNQRADDQSAPDAGSTRQPVLSVRHLSKLYGASTGWFGGHGHAIKAVDDVSFDLYPGENLGIVGESGSGKTTLGRLILRTVEPSAGQVTYFGKGEPVEVTGLNKRQLKGFHRDVRLVFQDPFASLNPRMTVKEIIGDPLIVSDTMRGAALESRVIELLELVGLDAMAMERYPHAFSGGQRQRIGIARALALDPKIIIADEATAALDVSIRAQILDLLLEIQKRLDLSFIFISHDISVVRYFCDRVAVMHRGKLVEMGTAEQICTYPQQPYTKSLISAVPNPDPRHKRMMHRTRFTA; encoded by the coding sequence ATGCCGATGCAAGCCGTCACCACTGAACGACTGTCCGATGGCGCCGAGGGCGATGTCGTGCTCCGCGTCGATGATCTCAGCCTCGATTTCCGCCTGCGCACGCAGATCTTGCATGCGGTGCGCAATGTCAGCTTTGAACTGCGCCGGGGCCAGACGCTGTGCCTCGTCGGTGAGAGCGGTTCCGGCAAATCGGTGACCGCACGTGCCCTGTTGCATATCCTCGACAAGAATGGGGCCATCACCACCGGCCGCATCCTGCTGGCCGGCAAGCATGGCGATATCGATATTGCCACATTGACCGAACGCAGCCCCGAACTGCTCAAGATCCGTGGCGGCCGCATTGGCCTGATCTTCCAGGAACCCATGAGTTCGCTGTCGCCGGTCCATACCATTGGCAGCCAGATCGTCGAGGCCCTGCTGCTGCACCGGCGCATGGACAAGAAACAGGCCAGGGCCGAGACCATCGAGCTGCTGCGGCAGGTGGAAATCCCCAATCCCGACAAGATGATTGACCGCTATACCTTCGAGTTTTCCGGCGGCATGCGCCAGCGCGCCATGATCGCCATGGCGCTGGCGGCAGACCCCGAAATCCTCATCGCCGACGAACCGACCACGGCGCTCGACGTCACAACCCAGGCCGAAATCCTCGATCTGATCAAGCGCCTGCAGGTCAGCCGCGGCATGGCCATGCTGCTGATCACCCATGACATGGGCGTGGTCGCCGAAGTAGCCGACGCAGTGGCGGTGATGCGCTATGGGCGGATCGTGGAAGCCGGCAGCGCCGACGACATATTCCACGATGCGCGACACCCCTATACGCAGCGCCTGCTGAAATCGACGGTCAAGCTGGAGCAGAACCAGCGCGCCGATGACCAAAGCGCGCCCGACGCGGGGAGCACGCGCCAGCCGGTGCTCAGCGTCCGTCATCTCTCCAAACTCTATGGCGCCTCGACCGGCTGGTTCGGCGGCCATGGTCACGCCATCAAGGCGGTCGACGATGTCAGCTTCGATCTCTATCCCGGCGAAAATCTCGGCATTGTCGGCGAAAGCGGCTCGGGCAAGACCACGCTGGGTCGGCTGATCCTGCGCACGGTGGAGCCCAGTGCAGGCCAGGTTACCTATTTCGGCAAGGGCGAACCCGTCGAAGTGACCGGCCTCAACAAGCGCCAGCTCAAGGGGTTTCACCGCGACGTACGTCTGGTGTTCCAGGACCCCTTTGCCTCGCTCAATCCGCGCATGACGGTCAAGGAAATCATCGGCGATCCGCTGATCGTGTCGGACACGATGCGGGGCGCGGCACTGGAGAGCCGCGTCATCGAACTGCTCGAACTCGTTGGCCTTGATGCCATGGCCATGGAACGCTATCCGCACGCCTTTTCCGGCGGCCAGCGCCAGCGCATCGGCATTGCCCGCGCTCTGGCCCTTGATCCCAAGATCATCATTGCCGACGAGGCCACGGCCGCGCTCGATGTGTCGATCCGCGCCCAGATCCTCGACCTGCTGCTCGAGATCCAGAAGCGGCTGGACCTCAGCTTCATCTTCATCTCGCACGACATTTCGGTGGTCCGCTATTTCTGCGACCGCGTCGCGGTAATGCATCGCGGCAAACTGGTGGAAATGGGCACGGCCGAGCAGATCTGCACCTATCCGCAGCAGCCCTATACCAAGAGCCTGATCTCCGCCGTGCCCAACCCCGACCCGCGGCACAAGCGGATGATGCACCGCACCCGCTTTACTGCCTGA
- a CDS encoding ABC transporter permease, whose protein sequence is MTAHTFIDDSVPETGPAVSALKAGNPVETAVAGPWRLMWIKFARNKVAVVAGIIILLLYLVGLFAEFLAPALPDTSRPQFTNAPPQEIRLFATQPDGNQQFLLHVTGYSMTVDQASLRRSYVIDDNQVVPIGFFVQGTPYKLWGVFDMDTHLIGPLDPADTMYLLGTDRLGRDLLSRLVHGTRTSMSIGLIGVTISLILGVVLGSISGFYGGWVDMVIQRVIEVISSMPTIPLWLGLAAAIPLSWSPLTVYFVITLIVSLFGWTGLAREVRGRFFALRSEDFVTAARLDGSSERRLIFRHILPSLTSHILAVVTLALPTMIVAETALSFLGIGLKAPVVSWGVLLQDAQNVRTIANAPWLLIWPSAAVVLTVLAYNFLGDGMRDAADPYES, encoded by the coding sequence ATGACAGCGCACACCTTCATCGACGATAGCGTGCCCGAAACCGGGCCGGCAGTTTCCGCGCTCAAGGCCGGCAACCCGGTCGAAACCGCCGTCGCCGGTCCCTGGCGGCTGATGTGGATCAAGTTCGCGCGTAACAAGGTCGCCGTAGTGGCCGGCATCATCATCCTGCTGCTCTACCTGGTCGGCCTGTTTGCCGAATTCCTCGCGCCGGCCCTGCCCGACACGTCGCGGCCGCAGTTCACCAATGCGCCGCCACAGGAAATCCGCCTCTTTGCCACCCAGCCCGACGGCAACCAGCAGTTCCTGCTGCATGTCACCGGCTACAGCATGACCGTGGATCAGGCGTCGCTGCGACGTTCCTATGTCATCGATGACAACCAGGTCGTGCCGATCGGCTTTTTCGTGCAGGGCACGCCGTACAAGCTCTGGGGCGTCTTTGACATGGACACCCATCTGATCGGGCCCCTCGATCCTGCCGACACCATGTATCTGCTGGGTACCGACAGGCTTGGCCGCGATCTGCTGAGCCGGCTGGTTCATGGCACGCGGACCTCGATGTCGATCGGTCTGATCGGTGTCACCATCAGCCTGATCCTCGGGGTCGTGCTCGGCTCCATCTCGGGCTTTTACGGCGGCTGGGTGGATATGGTGATCCAGCGTGTCATCGAGGTCATTTCCTCCATGCCCACCATCCCGCTCTGGCTGGGGCTTGCTGCGGCCATCCCGCTGAGCTGGTCCCCGCTCACCGTCTATTTCGTCATCACCCTCATCGTCTCGCTGTTCGGCTGGACAGGCCTAGCCCGCGAAGTGCGTGGCCGGTTCTTTGCCCTGCGCAGCGAAGACTTCGTCACCGCCGCGCGGCTGGACGGGTCGAGCGAGCGCCGGCTGATCTTCCGGCATATCCTCCCCTCGCTGACCAGTCACATCCTCGCGGTGGTCACCCTGGCCCTGCCCACCATGATCGTGGCCGAAACGGCGCTGAGCTTTCTCGGCATCGGGCTCAAGGCGCCCGTCGTGTCATGGGGTGTGCTGCTGCAAGACGCCCAGAATGTCCGCACCATCGCCAATGCACCCTGGCTGCTGATCTGGCCGTCCGCGGCCGTGGTGCTGACCGTACTGGCCTACAACTTCCTCGGCGATGGCATGCGCGATGCCGCCGACCCCTATGAAAGCTGA